The Sesamum indicum cultivar Zhongzhi No. 13 linkage group LG6, S_indicum_v1.0, whole genome shotgun sequence genomic interval ACCCAAACAGTCCCTAATAACCAAGCTCATCAAATCCATGGCTTCCACCATCCCTTGGTCCCactcaaacaagaaaacccaCAAAATTTCAACCAGCTCCCTCCATGGCTATCTTCTGAACAACCCGGTGCAGGTGGACCAGGCCCTCCAATCAATCCATTATTCTCTTCATCACCAAGGCTACAACATCCAGTTCAAgaaaaccctaaccctaataGCATCTCCATCTCCACCACCaccctttcttcttcttcttcctctctcATGTCCGCCACCGCGTTGCTGCAGAAAGCAGCTCAAATGGGAGTAGCAATGAGCACAAAGATGCCTTCCCAATCATCGGATGATCAGTCAATTTTAATCAGACCCCATCATCACGTGGGTGCGCCGGGGTTCTGTGCTACCTCATCCACAACTACAGCTGGCTTGCCCTCACGTGAAGAGATGGGAACAGCAGCGTTTGTGCATGGCTTGGCATCATTCGGCAACAAGATTGTTAACCTCCCCGGTGGTTGCATGGACCTTCAGGATATGAACATGGTGGCTTCTTCTTTGCCTTGTTCCACCACCGGCGGCGGGTTTGACGGATCGACATTGGGTTTTGAGTATAGTTTGAATGGGATATTGAACCCCAAGAGCAACATTCAtagttttcaagaaaatgccCATTTGATGAGTACTGTAAGGAAAGACGGCAGCGGCGGCGGTGATGGTTTGACAAGGGATTTTTTAGGGCTAAGAGCATTCCCTCATCATAGGGATTTTCTCAACATGGCTGGTCTCGATCAAATGGGATCTTCATCATATGATCATCATGACCAGCCTCAAAATCGAGCACCATGGCAAACTTGACTACGTACTCCCTGCACCATCATGctttgcttatttttatttatttatttttaatcttttgctCTATTTCTTATCCAAATTCTGTAGTACTTAATCAATTTTCACTTCTCTAATTAAGAAAGGGCTAAGCTTCCccaaattgtaataataatatacccagaattgcaatttatgtttttcattttccttcttcaacattaaattttttgccttgtttttttgttgtttgagtACCGACTGTGTCAGTGTCACGTCCGACTGTAATTTAGGTTGAACtacatatatagaaaatgTTTAGCTTtctgttataaaatattaatattaaattaatttgtgcgcgtgtgtgtgttttttttaattaatatattagatttttaaatgaataattatttaacatgatATCAGCGTTAGCCaatgaaagaaattttgaatttgagtcTAACTGCcccaaatttagaaaagaaagattacACTGAGAGGTGTATGTTAAGTACTCCTCGTCTATGTTCCTAGATCTTTGCATaggaattttttcaaataatgacaAACCCCTTGCTTCGGTATTGGTAGTgttctctaaaaaaaataaaaaataaaaattaagaagtgtatgttaagatattaatattaaataattatttcctcTAATATAAcgtaaacttttaaataagatAGTCGTACAACACTTTGaacttttataaaacaaaaatcgaATTTGTAATGCATGCATGAGATTAAGTCTTAAATAGCTAGTGTTCGTCAGCTTGCTTGAATGTTTTgctaaatgaaattaatattacatagtTTAgtcaatttattcaaaaacaaaaacttaaacGCTAGAGGTAACATTATAAAAAggaaccaaaatattatatacataagtTTGAGTATTGATCAGACATATCTGAAAATGAACAAGAATgctaaaaattacataacgTCGTGTATAATTTGTTAAACTACCTAACCCTTATAAATTGATCAATGATAATTTAcaagacaaatatatatatatatatatgatttttttaaaaaaaaaaaaaacaagaaaagaaacaaggaaATGCAGGAATATCCTTGGTGCATGATATGAGAATGAACAAAGAAgacattcatatatatacatatatataaaagttgaTTGTGCAGTTGATGCTATTGCTTATTAGTTACTGCCATCTTCAGGTTTTTCGTGTTTGAATACTGAGATTCtacatccatccatccatcatCCATCAATCCGTCCATCCATACATCATATGATTGTACGATCTTTTGCAACAGTATGAGTTATGTTGTTGTTTGCATCATGTGacagacacacacaccacCACGTATCTATAACTACAATACTCCCTCCTGCCCAAAAACATAATCTAAATCTGTCCGCACTTGAATATTTATTCACTCACCAGCTACCTACATCATTAATATTCACATGATTATTAATCCACAATTATGTTAGATATATGGATCCACCCTAATTGtaattaagtgaattttaTGGATTATCCTTGCTTAGATTAACTTTCAATCAACGGTCACGCTTTgatggcaaaatataaatctGAATGGATCCTCCTATGGTTTGACCCATTCAGcccaacttttcttttctttttttcttttttttttctccattttgtGTGCATAAGTGCAAGTGTACGTCCCAGCCTCCGAGGACTGCTGCAACACTTGTCTGTAAGACTTGTTGTATTCCAACTCGAGAATGTAAGCCCCAAATATAGGtgcattaagaaaaaatttataaagaaaaagaaagggggCAAGTGCAAGTGCAACAATGCCCACTATTTAATGGCAATTGcaacttaataatttataacaaaacaATTGTGACAtaatgtctatttttttttaaattatttataataaagtattctgtaatttttattatttaatagtatataatacaaaatttaaattatagaagataattatataatatatatatgaattttcttttcaaaataactatttaaaattagttATGAAGATCAAAATATGGTGGACAATTTTGGCTGAAAATGAGTTGGTGTAGCTTCTGATGTTTACGTTCTGAAAGAAAGAATGAATGATCCGATGTTGTATGTTCCCATTCCTTTGTCTCTGCTCCTCAATTTCCATCATTCCCAAAGCAAATTAATATGTAGATTTGGTGAGAAGGGAAAGATtgtgttcatattttttaaggcGCCTTCTCACTCAGCTCACCGCTAAATCTTCATCTTTACTAATGTTTTCCCATTTTCGTTTTTAATGAGGATTTTAGCTgtagtgtttttctttttcttgtaaaaaTGTGGTGTGCTGTGGATACCCTAGTATTGGAGTTCGTTTGTTAGATTTCAGTGAactatttatttctttctggGTGGTGTTTTTGATGATGTAAGGATTGTAATTTTAGGAGAGCAGACAGCTTTCATGGGTTTTTCCCCAAGTCCTAATGCTGCGGATTTTGATCAAAGGTTTTATTTTCGTTGATAATACGCCTTTATTCGGTTTTAGAAGAAAGAATGCATTTTTATCAGCCCACCTCTACCTCTGTTTAGCTCTCTTGAAACTTGTAAGGTCTCTTTGTATCTATGCTTTTCAATTCATAGTTTTTCTAATTCTTGTTGATGCTTTGTTAGTTGAGTATAACGCCCATCTGAGTACATTCCTTTTGTGTTCAAGATTTGATGTGATCCAACTCActgtcttaatttattttgtcaaaCTACTTGTTCCTCTAGGTCAAAAGACAGGAGGCACAATTGAGGCAGTTAAGCAATTTGGCTGCTCAGCTACATCGAACTTCTCTATATGCTAGCAGAGGAGGTATGCGCCACTCTTTTCTTGGgtgcaaaattattttcaactcATTTGCAGTGTGGTGTTCATAGGTAATCATATGAGATTGAATAGATTCTGCTtgattcttcttcacaaagaATTGATCTTTGAGCACTTCTGTTCAGATCGGCCTTTTGTAGATCAAATTGCATTGCTTTGTCATATTCCTATCAAGTGTTTTGGCTCCAAAATGATCAATTAATGTCATTTGGTTTACGACTGCCTTCTGTGGTTTCCATATGCTGGTGAAAGATGAGCTTTCCTCTTCCCTTCTTTCTTGTATGGCTTGTATTTTAGTGCAAGTAGGGACTCTAAGTACATAGTTAAAGTGCAGAACTGCAGTCTGCAGTGGTTAGATGTTCCATGTTCGGTCATTCTACTGCAGTAGTTTTCTTCATTTACACTCTTCACTATCAGCTGTACCAATCCCGTGCTTCTCACCTTTTAACTTCCTGATGTAGTGCACTAGCTTCCCAGTACTGCCAGAACAAGTACCCTGGGAGCATCAAGTTACTTTGCTAGTCTAGCTCGTACAGTGCTTGAAAAAGAGCCATCAAGTGATGCTGCATATCTTAAGGAGCTCTATCATCGCAATGATCCAGTGGCAGTGGTAAGGCTGTTTGAGAGTCGACCATCTCTACACTTTTAACCCATCAGCTCTTGCTGAATATGTCAAGGCTCTGGTTAAGGTGGATAGGCTTGGTCAAAAGAAATGCTGCTCAGCCTTCAGACTTTAGACGTCATCTTTATAACTAACCTCTGTGGAGGAGCTCCTGTGACTGAGCTCCCTTCTCATATGAAGTTGCAGTTCGCTTAAGGTATTCCTGTCTTTTGTCTTTGATCACAAGATAAACTCTGCTATTGACTTGGCTGTTTTTAGGGATCTTGGGAGCTGCTAACTCaaaggtggatgaaaaaagtGTTGGAGCAATTTCAGCTTTTACAAATGCGGGGAGATCATCAAAAGACGGTCTGGGGACCGCAAGTGCTCCTATACACATGGTGACTGCAGAGGGAGGGCATTTCAAAGACAAATTATAGCGCACAGTCCGTTCTCTGGGTATGGCCTTCCTCTTGATTTCAGGTTTTGGTGCACGCATTGAGGATAGAGGAACTGGTAAAGGTACTGACATCATTCTCTGTTTCTGACTTTTTTCCACTGTAATTCCGTTGCATCTCTAACTAAAAAGAATCCTACCTCTCCATTGTTTGCTCTTATCAGGACTTGGCCTACATGAAGAAGTGCAACCCAGTATGgaatcaaatacaaaatttagtgATGTGAAGAGAGTTGATGAAGCAAAAGCTGAGCTGGAAGAAATTGTTCACTACCTTCGTGATCCTAAGATAGTATTGTGGCTCTAATATTCACCACATTCTCCCTTTTCATTACACATATGAAAGAAAGGGAAATTAATGTGTCAAATCTGCATGGATGTCCCTGGCAGTGTTACATGTACAAGTGGACGAGGATATTGTCTATTTTGTCAAATGAGTTCCCTTCCCTGGTAGTCAACGGAAGTATATAAGCCTTCTTCAGTTTAACTTGTTATTTTGAGTTCTGTTTACATATTACGGCCGTTGCATTCTTCTCTCTTATTagcaaaattattgatttgtttttacCCCGTCGGCAGGAGGAGAAGTTTGTAGAAGGACAGGATTTTGCTAGGGTACAAGTATATGTGGATGTCACTGTAGCTATCTTCTCATTGCAGCGGTTCACACGTCTTGGTGGCAAGCATCCAAAAGGCGTTCTGCTAGTTCCCCTGGGACTGGGAAAACTATGTTGGCAAGAGCTGTAGCTGGAGAAGCTGGTGTgccatttttctctttcagtGGCAgtgaatttgaagaaatgtTTGTGAGAGATCTCTTTGCTGCTGCGGAGAAGAGGTCaccatttataattttcattgatGAGATTGATGCCATAGGAGGAAGTTGCAGCTCCAAGGATCAGCAGTACATGAAAATGACTTTAAACCAGTTGCTTGTTGAACTAGATGGCTTCAAACAAAACGAAGGGATTATTGTGATTGCTGCTACTAATTTTCCAGAGTCATTGGATAAGGCACTGGTGAGACCTGGACGGTTTGTCGCCATATTGTTGTTCCAAATCCCGATGTTGAAGGGCGGAGGCAATTCTTGGAGTCTCACATGTCAAACATAATTGATCTTTGcatgaaatttttcaataaagcTTTTAGTGTGCATATTGACCTGTGCCTATGTTATCCTTTTGGAGTCTCactttttgctaatttttttatgccaTCTACAGGTTCTCAAGGGAGAGGATGTTGATCTAATGATCACTGCAAGAGGGACACCAGGGTTCTGCAGTGCTGATCTTGCAAACTTGGTCAACGTTGCTGCTCTGAGGGCTGCAATGGATGGCGCCAAAGCAGTGACTATGGCTGATCTCGAGCATGCTAAGGATAAAATCCTGATGGGAAGTGAGCGCAAATCAGCAGTTATATCTCCAGAATCTCATAAGCTGACGGCTTACCACGAGGGTGGTCATGCTCTTGTTGCCATATATACTGACGGGGCCTTACCAGTGCACAAAGCAACTATTGTGTCTCGTGGAATAGCTCTTGGGATGGTTTCCCAGTTACCTGAAAAATATGAGACAAGTATATCGCAGAAGCAAATGCTTGCTCGTCTGGATATTTCCATGGGTGGAAGAGTTGCTGAAGAGCTCATTTTCGGGGAAAGTGAAGTTACTTCAGGTGCATCAAATGATCTCCAGCAACCGATCAATCTGGCTAGAGCAATGGTTACCAAGTATGGCATGAGCAAACAGGTGGGAGTTGTCACTCACAACTATGATGATAACGTAAGAGTATGAGCACTGAGACTAGGCTCCTCATCGAACAGGAGATAAAGAAATTCTTTGAAACCATTCTTACCACACATTGCAAAGAGCTTCATGCTCGAGCATGAGACATTTACAGGCAGTCAGATCAAGGTCGTGCTTGCTCAGGTAAGCTCACAGCAGACACGGCAACAACGGCCACAGATTGTTGCAACACAAAGTAATTCACAGTCCAATGCTGGTCCTCCTTCAACACCCAATGCGGCTGCATGTGCTGCTCCAAAAGCTGCAGCAACTGCAACCAAGGCAAAAGGCATTGCCCCTGTAGGGTCTTAGCAGGCGACTGGCTTGATAGTTGCAGTCCTGTGAAGAAGACATTCTGCCTGGAAAATATTGGCACAAGCATTGGCAAAACGTGGCTATTGAACAGTCCTCAATTCCACTGTGCATCATTGGTTACTACATGCAAGCCTTTTGTTCCTTGGGGAAGATGTGGAGTCGGGTTTACTGTCAATGAGGCGATTGTGTGTAAGATGAGAAATGAAATGGAAGTTTGTAGAAGATGAATGGCAGTGAGTTCTCCAATGTCGAAAGCCTGTCATGTTTGGAATCCATTGGACTATTTCTTGCATGTAATATACCTGACCCAAGAATTGATTAGGGACTTGCAGTGTAGTTTAagtttcatttcttgaatgcTTTCGGAACTGATCAAATGAAGAAAAGGAGACAGCAGACACAGTCACGTCTTTAGGAAGAATGGTTTTCTTTGAGCCTttgtgagagtgtgtgtgttggtgagtaaattaatatatttaattttatttagaaacaaGTTCTGAGCCTGATGAATCTATTACGCACAAAATTgcaatgtaatttctcaaagataattaatcaattgatATGGTAAGTCAAGACGGTATAATCTGACAATACcatattttgattgaattgTCAAataacctattttttttaaagaaagttaGATACTACTACTAGTAATGCAATGCAATCCCCCTCCAATGATACAATCTGCTTATCTGTATTCTTACGAGAGataaaggaagaagaaaagaggtaTGTATCTCGAATAACCGGTGCTGGATAAAGCGCGAAGCCCTATTCTGCTTAAAGCGGGTTTGATTTGAGAAGCACGACATCAGTACAACAGCCCCACCAACCATAACcatattcattcattagtcGACAAACAGTGAAAGGGAGCTCATTTCGATGTCGGAAAAGCAGCAGAATCGACCGTACAATTCTACAGGTCAGTATTCTGCCAGAGCTATAATGTTCACTTGGTCGTAGTGCGAACGACATTTTACTGTGTTCTCGCTTTGAAGATGACACAACTACGgtattgaaatagaaaaaatgaagaaatattagAAACCCTTCATGGTTTATGACTTATCAAATTCATTGCTCTATTAATTATCTGATGTGGGTTCCTGATTTCACGCTCAAAGATGTTATCTTTTCTCTGTGATCCTTTTGTTTCacttcttttcttgttcttttaatataattttgaaatttcaaagaacTGAAAACGGAGGTGTTCCGTTCTAATTTCTCTGTTTAGCCGGAAGTTTGCAAAGTTTAGGTAAAGCTAAAGGGGAAACAGAGTTCAACTTGAGATTTTAATGAATCCATGAATGATTTCCAGGGAAGAGACAAGAAATCTCTATCTTCTTAATTGGAAAAGAAGATGTCTTTTCTTTCCCAGGGTGATGGCTGAGTTgctattcataaatattttgtttcagGGTTTATTCATGTTgctatgtttttctttcatcctTCCCAGTTGCACAGCACAACAGGCTATTTATAGAGAACAGCCATGGGGAGAAGCTTGTTGGGATTTTACATGAAACTGGGTCTACTGAGCTTGTAGTTATATGCCACGGATTCCGGTCCTCGAAGGTGTATATCTTGTACTCTGAGTCTTGATCATGTTTTACTTGCTTAGATTTGTCTGATAATTAGTTAATATCTTTAGCGTTTCTTAGGATCGCATTCCCATGGTGAACCttgcttttgcttttgaaAGAGAGGGAATTAGTGCCTTCCGGTTTGACTTTGCCGGTAATGGGTAAGTGCTTAGAAGATTAGTTCCTTCTGTATACTTCATTTCTGCCTCATTGCAGATACATAAATCTCTATTGCTTTCAGGGAGAGTGAAGGTTCATTTCAATATGGCAATTACCGTAGAGAAGCAGAAGATCTACGTTCTGTGGTTGAGCACTTTCAGGCAGAGCAACGCCTCATAGTGGCACTTATTGGACACAGTAAAGGTATGCTAGTTACATCTAAACCTTTGTGGGGTTATTTGTTGTTTGGTATGTCGTTTTCTCTCTGCTTCCATGGTGGTTATATTTAGGATGAAGGAAGGTGTGGAATGCTATGAGGCTTCTGAGATATCTGAACATTTTCTGAATCTTCCATTACAGCTCCAAATAATTGAGCGGCATTTTGTTCATCTTTCCATGCCTTTACTTTAATCTTTAGGTTTATCATAAATCAactctaattattttatgaaagtaATGGGAAGAAAGTTGTGAAGACAATTATGAATCCTTTTCCTTTATCTGACTCTTTCAGCAGAACTGAAGACACCATATGAAGGGATGACTATTTTTATAGACCAATTTCATATTGCTGTTTGAATTTTCGAGAGTTTGAATAAGTAGTGAGGGATAAAACTGTTAAGAAATGaatcgggttaagatggacaATAgttggaatatgaaggcgataaaagacacacgaatt includes:
- the LOC105164665 gene encoding protein indeterminate-domain 7 isoform X1; translated protein: MLQGTGTVVEDSMSNLTSAISNEASISSINNRNEMGTSTNMYPHQQHLQSFASPNNPTQPAPKKKRNLPGNPDPEAEVVALSPRTLMATNRFVCEICNKGFQRDQNLQLHRRGHNLPWKLKQRNNKEVVRKKVYVCPEPSCVHHDPSRALGDLTGIKKHFSRKHGEKKWKCEKCSKRYAVQSDWKAHSKICGTREYRCDCGTLFSRRDSFITHRAFCDALAEESSRSMTQNPLLMSTQTVPNNQAHQIHGFHHPLVPLKQENPQNFNQLPPWLSSEQPGAGGPGPPINPLFSSSPRLQHPVQENPNPNSISISTTTLSSSSSSLMSATALLQKAAQMGVAMSTKMPSQSSDDQSILIRPHHHVGAPGFCATSSTTTAGLPSREEMGTAAFVHGLASFGNKIVNLPGGCMDLQDMNMVASSLPCSTTGGGFDGSTLGFEYSLNGILNPKSNIHSFQENAHLMSTVRKDGSGGGDGLTRDFLGLRAFPHHRDFLNMAGLDQMGSSSYDHHDQPQNRAPWQT
- the LOC105164665 gene encoding protein indeterminate-domain 7 isoform X2, with product MSNLTSAISNEASISSINNRNEMGTSTNMYPHQQHLQSFASPNNPTQPAPKKKRNLPGNPDPEAEVVALSPRTLMATNRFVCEICNKGFQRDQNLQLHRRGHNLPWKLKQRNNKEVVRKKVYVCPEPSCVHHDPSRALGDLTGIKKHFSRKHGEKKWKCEKCSKRYAVQSDWKAHSKICGTREYRCDCGTLFSRRDSFITHRAFCDALAEESSRSMTQNPLLMSTQTVPNNQAHQIHGFHHPLVPLKQENPQNFNQLPPWLSSEQPGAGGPGPPINPLFSSSPRLQHPVQENPNPNSISISTTTLSSSSSSLMSATALLQKAAQMGVAMSTKMPSQSSDDQSILIRPHHHVGAPGFCATSSTTTAGLPSREEMGTAAFVHGLASFGNKIVNLPGGCMDLQDMNMVASSLPCSTTGGGFDGSTLGFEYSLNGILNPKSNIHSFQENAHLMSTVRKDGSGGGDGLTRDFLGLRAFPHHRDFLNMAGLDQMGSSSYDHHDQPQNRAPWQT